CTGCGTTACGACGTGCCATCAGAAGGCCCTGGCATCCATGCGGTGCCGCAGGCGCTGGCCAGCGCGCCCTTGCGCTGCATCGATCTGCTGAACGGCTCGAAGAAAGAGCTGCGATTTGTAGCGGGTATGTTCGGCGTCGCGCAGGATGGTGACACCGGCGCGCTGTCGGCGAGCTTTGGATGGGCGGTGGTGCATGAGCTGGCGGTTGATGAGGCCGCCAGCCCGCTTGCCGAGCCAGTGCCTGTTCTCGATGAAGTCACGGGACAGTCTGGCTTCCACTAAAACCATCATCAAGGAACGCGACATGGAGACAAGAGGGATTCTTCGCAGGCTCATGTTCACAGCGGGCTGCGCCCTGCTGCTGGGTCTTTCAGGCTGCGGCGGAGGAGGCGGTGGTGGCGGAGGGGGCGGCGCAGCGGTATTGCCCGTAGCTCCTGTAGTCACCACACCGCCGCCCGCGAACACCTCGAGCGGCCGGGTGGTCAGCATCTCGATGAAGTCGGATGCCACGGGCGCGACCTATCCCATCCAGTTCTATCTGCCGGCCGGATACGACAGCGCGACGTCGTCCTATCCCGCGATCTACATCACCGATGGCGACGCCGTCTACAACAACAGCGTGACGCGCTTCAAGAACTTCACGGACATCCTCGAGGCGGCGGGCAAGAAGGCGATCGTCGTTGGCATCGGCGGCACCGCGCGCCGCAACACCGACTATCTGATGCCGGGTGCCAAGGCGTACCACGACTTCCTCACCGGCCAACTGGTGCCGTATGTCGAATCGAACTACCGTGCCAACCCGGCCAAACGCATGCTCTCGGGTTTGTCGAACGGCGGCATCTTTGTCGCATGCGCCTTCTTCATGGAGGGCGCGAGCCAATTCACCTTCCAGTATTTCTTCTCTTCCGAGGCGCCCTTCAACGGCGCACACGACCAGATCGATCCGCTCGAAAGCCAGATGTACGCGAGCAGCAGCGGGCGGGACATCCCCGTGACCTTGCTGCTCGGATATGGCATCGGCAACGTCGGAGGAACGGTGATCACCGCGATGTACGACCAGATCGCCAGTCGCAACTACAAGGGCCTGCAGCTGAGCGTGAAGGGCTATCCGGGCGGCCACACGCAGATGGACTTGCCGTCCTTCGAGGACATCGTGGCGAGGTTCATCGACTAGCAGCGCAAGCCGGTCCCCTTCTTCCATCG
This is a stretch of genomic DNA from Variovorax paradoxus. It encodes these proteins:
- a CDS encoding alpha/beta hydrolase — its product is METRGILRRLMFTAGCALLLGLSGCGGGGGGGGGGGAAVLPVAPVVTTPPPANTSSGRVVSISMKSDATGATYPIQFYLPAGYDSATSSYPAIYITDGDAVYNNSVTRFKNFTDILEAAGKKAIVVGIGGTARRNTDYLMPGAKAYHDFLTGQLVPYVESNYRANPAKRMLSGLSNGGIFVACAFFMEGASQFTFQYFFSSEAPFNGAHDQIDPLESQMYASSSGRDIPVTLLLGYGIGNVGGTVITAMYDQIASRNYKGLQLSVKGYPGGHTQMDLPSFEDIVARFID